From the genome of Planctomycetota bacterium:
CATGCAAGTCGAACGCGAATCCACCTTCGGGTGGTAGTAGAGTGGCGAACGGGCGAGTAATGCATTTCTAACGTGCCTCAAGGCCAGGGATAGCTCACCGAAAGGTGTGGTAATACCTGATAACCCAATCGGATCGCATGAACTGATTGGCAAAGGCTTGCTTCCTTGAGATCGGGAAATGTGGTATCAGGTAGTTGGTGGGGTAATGGCCTACCAAGCCTATGACGCCTAGCGGGTGTGAGAGCATGACCCGCCGCATCGGAACTGAGACACTGTCCGGACTCCTACGGGAGGCTGCAGTAACGGATCTTCCGCAATGCACGCAAGTGTGACGGAGCAATGCCGCGTGCAGGATGAAGCCCTTCGGGGTGTAAACTGCTGTCAGGGTTCAGGAACACAAATGACCAGACCCAAAGGAAGGGCCGGCTAACTTCGTGCCAGCAGCCGCGGTAATACGAAGGGCCCGAGCGTTGCGCGGAATCACTGGGCTTAAAGCGTGCGTAGGCGGGGGCGTAAGTGCCTTGTGAAAGCCCACGGCTCAACCGTGGAATTGCATGGTATACTGCGTCCCTTGAGGTCGGTAGAGGTTGTCAGAACTCTAGGTGTAGCGGTGAAATGCGTAGATATCTAGAGGAATGCCAATGGTGAAGACAGGCAACTGGGCCGATTCTGACGCTGAGGCACGAAAGCGTGGGGAGCAAACAGGATTAGATACCCTGGTAGTCCACGCTGTAAACGATGCGCACTAGATCCTGGAGGTTCTGACACCATCAGGATCGAAGTAAAAACGATAAGTGCGCCGCCTGGGGAGTACGGTCGCAAGGCTAAAACTCAAAGGAATTGACGGGGGCTCACACAAGCGGTGGAGCATGTGGCTTAATTCGAGGCAACGCGAAGAACCTTACCTGGGTTTGACATGTTCGAAAGAGTCAGGAAGTAGAACCCGGAAACGGGAACGAACGGTATCCAATCCGGAACCTGACACAGGTGCTGCATGGCTGTCGTCAGCTCGTGTCGTGAGATGTCGGGTTAAGTCCCATAACGAGCGAAACCCTGACCCTCAGTTGCTAATTATAGGACTCTGGGGGGACTGCCGGTGTTAAACCGGAGGAAGGTGGGGATGACGTCAAGTCCTCATGGCCTTTATGCCCAGGGCTGCACACGTGCTACAATGGCGTGAACAAAGGGATGCCAACGCGCGAGCGGGAGCGAACCCCAAAAAACACGCCCCAGTTCAGATCGGAGGTTGCAACTCACCTCCGTGAAGTCGGAATCGCTAGTAATCGCGGGTCAGCAACACCGCGGTGAATGTGTTCCTGAGCCTTGTACACACCGCCCGTCAAGCCACGAAAGGAAGGGGCGCCCGAAGTCACCTCGTGCCGAAGGCGAAACTTCTGATTGGGACTAAGTCGTAACAAGGTAACCGTAGGGGAACCTGCGGTTGGATCACCTCCTTTCTAAGGAAGAATCTAGACCGGTTGGACGCCATTCCAACCGTGTTTATCGTGTCACCACTCTCGTCGGCATACAATCTTACGCTGCTCAATTGTCAATTACCCCAACCCCCGTTCGGGAAACCGGGCGGGGGTTTTTTCATATCATCTTCTCGGCTCATCCAGATTTTCTTTCGCCCGTCATCCAGCCTCTGATAGAGTTTCTGGCATCCTGCCCTCCGCCGAGACTGTCATGCGTGCCTTTCTCGTACTCGCCCTCTTTTCACCACTCGCACTTGCCGTCCCAGTGACCAAGGAAAAGGACACCCCGAAGGACGAAATTGCGATCCTCGGAATCTGGCAGATCGAACAGTTCGACGCCGGCGGGGAGAAAGTTCCGCCCGAGGTGAACCAGATCCAATTTGTGTTCGCGAAAGAGGGGAAGTTCTCTCTGACGAACGGACCGAGGGATCGCGGTGCTGGCACGTTCAAACTCGATCCGAGTGCCAAGGTGAAAACCCTCGATATCACAGTCGACGGCACGACCATGCTCGCCATCTACGAACTTGACGGCGATACGCTGAAATTGTGCATCCCCGACAAACCGAATTCCCCCCGCCCGGAGGAGTTCAAAGCCGACTCTGGAGCAAGAATCGCCGTCGTCACTTTCAAGCGGGTGAAGGACACGACGAAGGACAAGTAACCTGCCCCAACACTGAGGTCACTCATGCGCCTGCCCACGCTGGTCGCTGTCGTTCTGATCCCTGCCGTGCTCGTTGCC
Proteins encoded in this window:
- a CDS encoding TIGR03067 domain-containing protein encodes the protein MRAFLVLALFSPLALAVPVTKEKDTPKDEIAILGIWQIEQFDAGGEKVPPEVNQIQFVFAKEGKFSLTNGPRDRGAGTFKLDPSAKVKTLDITVDGTTMLAIYELDGDTLKLCIPDKPNSPRPEEFKADSGARIAVVTFKRVKDTTKDK